The Chitiniphilus purpureus sequence CTATACCGGCATCGCCACCGATGTGGCACGCCGTTGGCAGGAACACGCCGGCGGCCGCGGTGCGCGCTACACCCGTGCGCACCCGCCGGTGCGGCTGCTGGCAATCGCCCCCCACCCCGACCGCGCCAGCGCACTGAGGGCCGAAGCCGCCCTCAAGCGGCTCAAGCCTTTGGCCAAGCGCGCCTTCTGCGCCGCCCATCCCGCTCCGGCCACGTTGCTGGCGGTGCTGGCGGCCCAGCCCTCGACCGATCCGGCGCCGGGCACCTGATCTGTCTCCGCCCTGCCCGCTACAGCGCGCCATGCCTGGAAAGACTGGTATGGATGGCCTGCGCAAGCTCGCGGTAGCCCGCGGCATTCGGATGCACCGGATCGCTCTTGAGCGC is a genomic window containing:
- a CDS encoding GIY-YIG nuclease family protein produces the protein MGWYLYVIECRGGSLYTGIATDVARRWQEHAGGRGARYTRAHPPVRLLAIAPHPDRASALRAEAALKRLKPLAKRAFCAAHPAPATLLAVLAAQPSTDPAPGT